The sequence CGTCGGCTTCTACGTCTTCCAGCTGCCCTTCTGGCGGTACCTGCTGGGCGTCGGCTTCACCGCGGTGGTGCTGGCGCTGCTCGGCGCGCTGGCCGTGCACTACATCTTCGGTGGGGTGCGGCTGCAGGGCGTCGGCGACCGGATGACCAACGCCGCGCGGGCCCACCTCAGCACGCTGGTCGCCGTCTTCGTGCTGCTCAAGGCCATCGCGTACGTGCTGGACCGGCGGGCGATGCTGCTGGAGTACAACGAGGGCGCCAAGCTCTACGGCGCCGGCTACGCCGACGTCAACGCGCTGCTGCCGGCCAAGGAGATCCTGGCGTACATCTCGGTCGTGGTGGCGATCGCCATCATCGTCTTCTCCAACGCGGTGATGCGGAACCTGGTCTGGCCCGGCATCGCGCTGGCCCTGCTCGGCGTCTCCGCCGTCGCGATCGGCGGCATCTACCCGTGGGCGGTGCAGACCTTCGAGGTCAAGCCGAGCGCCCGGGACAAGGAGGCGCCGTACATCGAACGCAGCATCGGGGCCACCCGGGCCGCGTTCGGATTGGGCGACACCAAGACGAGCGGGTACGCGGCGAACAACCTCACCCCGCCGGCGAGCCTGGCCACCGACACCTCGGTGGTGCCCAACGTCCGGCTCCTCGACCCGCAGCTGGTCTCCGAGACCTACACGCAACTCCAGCAGGTCCGCGGCTTCTACGACTTCGGGCCGAAGCTCGACATCGACCGGTACTCGGTGGCGAACAAGACCTCCGACTACGTGGTCGGCGTCCGCGAGATCAACTACGGCGAGCTGACCCAGAACAACTGGATCAACCGGCACACCGTCTTCACCCACGGGTACGGCCTCGTCGCGGCCCCGGCCAACCAGGTGGTCTGCGGCGGCCAGCCGTACTTCGTCTCCGGCTTCCTCGGCGAGAAGGCGCAGGAGGCGTGCTCCTCGCAGGCCGAGCAGATCCCGGCCACCCAGCCGCGGATCTACTACGGCGAGCGGATGAAGGAGGACGACTACGCGATCGTCGGGCAGTCCGACAAGACCCGCAACGCCGAGTTCGACCGGCCCACCCCGACCACCGGCGGCGAGCAGTACTACACCTACACCGGTGAGGGCGGCGTCGAGATCGGCTCGTTCACCCGCCGGCTGCTCTACTCCATCAAGGAGCAGGAGTCGAACTTCCTGCTCTCCGAGGCGGTCAACGACAACTCGCGGCTGCTGTACGTGCGCAACCCGCGGGACCGGGTGGAGAAGGTCGCGCCCTTCCTCACCCTCGACGGTGACCCGTACCCGGCGGTGGTGGGCGGCCGGATCCAGTGGATCGTCGACGGCTACACCACCGCGGCGACCTACCCGTACGCCGAGCGGGTCAACCTGCAGACCGAGACCGCCGACGAGCTGACCAACCGGGGCACGTTCCAGCTGGCCCGGGAGAACGTCAACTACATGCGCAACTCGGTCAAGGCCACCGTCGACGCGTACGACGGCACGGTGCGGCTCTACGAGTTCGACGAGACCGACCCGGTGCTCAAGGCCTGGAACAAGGCGTTCGGCGGCGACCTGGTGCTGCCGAAGACCGCCATCCCGGCGGAGCTGGCCGAGCACTTCCGCTACCCGGCCGACATGTTCAAGGTGCAGCGGAACCTGCTCACCAAGTTCCACGTGACCGACCCCGGCGACTTCTACTCCGGTCAGGACTTCTGGCAGGTGCCGAACGTGCCGGACGCGCCGGACAGCGGGCAGAAGCAGCCGCCGTACTACCTGTTCACCCAGTTCCCCGGGCAGCAGGGGCCGCGTTTCCAGATCACCGCGGCGGTCACCCCGAACGGGCGGCAGAACCTGGCCGCGCTGATCTCCGGGTCGTACATCGACGGTCAGCCGAAGCTGGAGGTGTGGGAGCTGCCGGACCAGACCCGGGTCTCCGGGCCGGTGCAGGTGCACCAGCAGATGACCAACAACGCCAACATCCGGCAGCAGCTCAACCTGCTCTCCTCCAACCAGGCGCAGGTGCAGTACGGCAACCTGCTGTCGCTGCCGTTCGCCGACGGGATGCTCTACGTCGAGCCGGTCTACGTGAAGAGCAACCAGCAGGACGCGTACCCGCTGCTGCAGAAGGTGCTGCTCTCGTACGGCGACGGCGGTTCCTACGTGGTGCTGGCCGACAACCTCACCGACGGCATCAAGCAGCTCGTCGACCAGGGCAAACGGGCCGGGCAGGGCACGACGCCGCCGCCCGGCGGCACCCCGCCGCCGCCCCCGGGCGGCGCCAACCCGCCGCCGCTGACCGGTGAGCTGGCCGCCGCCGCGGAGCGGGTGGAGACGGCGATCGTCGAGGTCAAGGCCGCGCAGACGTCCGGCGACTTCGAGCGGTACGGCCGGGCGCTCAAGGCGCTGGACGAGGCGATGACCGCGTTCCAGCAGGCGCAGCAGGCCGCCGGGCCGGCCCCGACGCCGAGCGGCAGCCCGTCCGCGCCGGCACCGACGCCGAGCGGCTGAGCCGCAGCGCGGGCGATCCGACCAGCCCGCGACCCGAGGACCTGCCGGTCCTCCGGTCGCGGGCTTGTCGCTTTTCCGACCCGTTGCCCGCAACCGATCGGCCCCGTCCACCGTCTTGTCAGCAGGTGGGGGAAACGGGGAGACGTGGTGTGAGCATGAGGGACGCGCAGAGCTTCGACGAGTTCTACCGGAGCACCTCCGGGCGGACGCTGCGGTACGGCCACGCGGTGGCGGGTGACCACGGCGAGGCGCAGGACCTCGTGCAGGAGGCGTACGCCCGGGCCTGGCGGCAGTGGGGCAACCTGGCCACCCACCCGGCGCCGGAGGCGTGGCTGCGGCTGGTGGTCAGCCGCCTGGCCACCGACCGGTTCCGCCGGCTGCGCGGCTGGCGCACGGCGGTCAGCCGCAGCGGCCCACCGGAGGACGTCCGGCCACCGGGCGAGGACACCGTCCTGCTGGTCGCCGCCCTGCGGCAGTTGCCGCCGAACCAACGGCAGGCACTGGCCCTGCACTACCTGTTCGACATGCCGGTGGAGGAGATCGCCCGCGAGACGCGGGTGCCCACCGGCACCGTGAAGTCCTGGCTGTCCCGGGGCAGGACGAGGCTGGCCGAGCTGCTGCCCGGGGTCGCGTCCGAGGAGCTGGAGGTCAACGATGTCGCGTGAACTGACCGGTTTCTACCGCTCGCTCGCCGAGGACACCGACCCACGCGGCCTGGCGGCGCCCGACCTGGTGCGCCGGTACGCCGACCGCCGGGCGCGGACCCGGGCGGCGCTGGGGGTGCTGACCGCGGCGGCGCTGGTCGGCGGGACGGCCGTCGGCGCCCAGTTCGTCCTCGCCGCCGGCCCGGACACCCAGATCGGGCCGCCCGCCGACACCCCGGCCCCGCCCTCGCCTGTGCCGTCGGAGACGCCCACCCCGTCGGCGATCTCGCCCGGCCCGAGCGGGTCGGCCTCGCGGCAACCGCCGTCGACGTCACCGACGCGGGTCGGCGTCCCGCCGCCCGTCCGGACGCCGACCTCGATCCCCGACTCGGCCTTCTTCGCGCTGGCGGCGGCGAACGACACCGGGGCGGGGTCCCGGTTCGGCGAGGGTCAGGTGCTGCCCGCGCTCTGCGGGGCGAAGCCGGGCGCGTCGGGGACGGTGCGGCAGCGCGTCCGGACGGTGCCGTTCAAGCTGGCCGGCACCCCGGAGGGGAACATCCCGGACGGTCTCTACCGGCACAGCATCACCATCTACCGCGACGGTAGGGCCGCCGCCGCGCTCGACGAACTGCGCGACGCGGTGCGTGACTGCCCCGAGCAGCCGGTCGGCAACGTGACCTCCCGGCAGAAGCTGCTGCCCAGCAGCGGCTACGGCGACGAGTCGGTGCTGTTCGAGATGCGCAGTCCGTCCGTCGACCTGAACGGCGACCCGGCCGGTGAAGGTGGCGAGGACGTACGGCTGATCCGGGCGATCCGGGTCGGGACCGTGGTGACGGTGCTCTGGGAGCAGGGCTGGGAGGGCGGCTCCAGCCCGAAGCCGCAGGTCGACGCGGACAGCCGGCGGGCGGTGCTGGCGATCCGCAACTGGTTGGGCTGACTGCGCCCGGACCCGTTTTGCGGGTCCGGGGCCCCGTACGCTACGGTTAACGAGTCGACGCGGGGTGGAGCAGCTCGGTAGCTCGCTGGGCTCATAACCCAGAGGTCGCAGGTTCAAATCCTGTCCCCGCTACCACGACGAACGGCCCGAGGGATCTGATCCTCGGGCCGTTCGCTTTCTCCCTGCCCGAGCGGCCCCGGTGGCCGGCGCCCGAGCGGGTCCCGGGTGGCCGATCCGGGACCCGGCTGATCTCGGTCCCGGGGATGCGCTAAGCTTATGGAGCCGACGCGGGGTGGAGCAGCTCGGTAGCTCGCTGGGCTCATAACCCAGAGGTCGCAGGTTCAAATCCTGTCCCCGCTACTCGTTCGAAGGCCCCGGAGCCCAGCTCCGGGGCCTTCGCCGTTTCCGCCCGCCGGGGGTTTCCCGTCCGTCCGGCGTGCCCCGCTTGCCCGCCTCGGTCAGGATGGGGTCATGTCATCTTGGAACAGGTGGTGGGGCCGGCTGAGCGCGGTCCTCGGTGCGGTCGTGCTCTCGGTCTTCGTACCGGTCGCGGCCTGGGCGTCCACAGGCCAGGGCGAGCTGGTGGTGGAGGCGGCACGGCGCAGGTCCCGGGGCGGTGGCGGTATCCTGGGCCTGCTGTGCTGCCTCGTCGTGGTGGGGTTGATCGTGTTCCTGGTGTTGCGGCTGATGCGCAACCGCCGCAACCGTCCGCCGAGCTGATCCGGTTGGCCCCGGCCGGCAGGCGCCGGCCGGGGTCACTCGGCCAGCGCCCCCTGTGCCTGCGCCATGAACTTCGACGTCGTGGCCCGCGTTCCCGCCCGGCCCGACCGGACGTCCTGGGCCGCCGCCGTGAGCAGCGCGCGCACCCGGGCGTGCCCCCGGGGCGGTGGGGCCGGGGCGGGTCCGACCAGGTCGTTCAGGGCGGTGCCGAGGGTGGCGACGCGCTTGACCACCGGATCGTCGGACGCCTGGGTGACGGCCTGCCGCACGGCCAGGTCGGCGGGCAGCCCGCGGTCGGTGCCGAGGATCCGGCCGACCTCGACGTTGGTGGTGAGGAAGCTGACGACGTCGGCCACCACGCCGGGGTGCCGGGTGCCGTGGAAGCCGGCCCAGTACATCGAGGCCCGGTCCCACTGGGCGGCCGGCGGCCCGGGGAAGGCGGCCAGCCCCAGCTCGTCGTCGGTGTGCCGCTGGAGTTCGGGCAGTTGGTGCGACCAGGCGAACGAGGCGGCGGTGTGGCCGGTCACCACGAGCTGTCGTGCCGGTTCGCCGCCGTCGGCCCGGTCCACCAGCGCGGCGGCCGGGGTGGCCCGGTCGTTGCGGGCCCGCTGCCAGAGTTCGAACCAGTCGACCAGGGCCGCCGAGCCGAAGCCGAGTTGCCGCCCCTGGTAGAACTTGCCGCCCTGCCCGCGCAGCCAGAGCCAGAGCGCCCGGTGGTCGCCGGACGGGTCCATGGTGCCGGCCACCCGCCCGCCGCTGGCCTGGGTGACCCGCGCGGCCCAGGCCAGGTAGTCGGCCCACGGCATGATCGTCGGGGCGGGCACCCCGAGCCGGCGCAGCAGGTCCTTGTTGTAGACCACGGCGGCGTGCGTCTGCGCGGCGGGGACGCCGTGCAGCCGCCCGTCCACCCGGCCGTAGTCGGCCAGCCCCGGCGGCAGGCCGCCGAGGTCGAGCCGGCCGTCCGCGGCGTACGGGCTGAGGTCCAGGGCGATGCCGCGCTGCGCGTACTCGGTCAGCACGGTGTCGTCGACCTGGAACAGGTCCGGCACGTTGCCGCCGCCGGCCTGGGTGGCGAGCCGGTCGTAGTAGCCGCTGACGGCCTGCCAGGTGACCCGGAAGGTGACCCGGGGGTTGCGCGAGGAGTACAGCCGCAGCGCGCGCTCGGTGGCCTGCGCCCGGCGGGTGTTGCCCCACCAGAAGACCGACAACTCGATCGGCCCGTTCTCGTCGACCGGGGCGGTCGGGCCGTCGCTGCACCCGGTGAGGCCGCCGGTGGCGAGCGCCGGCACCGCCAGCAGCGCGCCGAGCAGTCGCCGCCGGTCCGGGTCGGCGCCGGGCCGGGGGCGCGGAGGGCGGGCAGCGGGCACGGGGGGCTCCTGGTGCGCGGCGGTGCGGGCCGGACCATTCACGCAGGCGGTGAGCCCGGGTGTCAACGCCGGACGGCCGGCGGCGGCGGGGACGGTCCCGCGGGCGCTGACCGGCATCGATACCTGCCGAGCCGACCCGGGTACGCCGGCGTCGGTACGGCCGGTGGCCGCACCGGGCGTCCCGACGTCGTCTGATGTACTAGGGCGCGTGGAACTTCTGCACTCGGGCAAGGTCAGGGACGTCTACGCCGACGGCGACGACCTGATCCTGGTCGCCTCCGACCGCATCTCGATCTACGACGTGGTCCTGCCGACGCCGATCCCGGACAAGGGTCGACTGCTCACCGCCCTCTCCGTCTGGTGGTTCGAGCAGCTCGCCGACCTGGTGCCGAACCACGTCATCTCGACCACCGACGTGCCCGCCGAGTTCGCCGGCCGGGCGATCCGCTGCCGGCGGCTGGAGATGGTCCCGGTGGAGTGCGTCGCCCGCGGCTACCTGACCGGCGGCGGCCTGAAGGAGTACGAGCGCACCGGCGCCGTCTCCGGCGTGGCGCTGCCGCGCGGCCTGGTCGAGGCGTCGATCCTGCCCGAGCCGATCTTCACCCCGTCGACCAAGGCGCCGGTGGGCGAGCACGACGAGCCGATCACCTTCGCCGAGGTGGTGGACAAGGTCGGCGCGGAGACCGCCGAGCGGCTGCGCCAGATCACCATCGACGTCTACCGCCGCGGCGCCGAGCTGGCCGCCGACCGGGGCATCCTGGTCGCCGACACCAAGCTCGAACTGGGCTGGACGCCGGACGGCACCCTGATGCTCGGCGACGAGCTGCTGACCTCCGACTCGTCCCGGTTCTGGCCCGCCGAGTCGTACCAGCCGGGCCGCGTGCAGTTCTCCTACGACAAGCAGTACGTCCGGGACTGGGCGACCGACAGCGGCTGGGACAAGCAGGGCCCGGCCCCCGAGGTGCCGGCCGAGGTGGTCGAGGCGACCCGGGCCCGCTACGTCGACGTCTACGAGAGGCTCACCGGCAACCGCTGGGCGTAGTCACTCGACCCAGTCGAGGGTGCGCGCCACCGCCTTGCGCCACTGCCGCAGCTCGCGTCGTCCGGCCGGCGGCATCCGTACGATCTGGACCGTGCGTGACATCGCCGTGTTCAGCGGAACTGCCCATCCCGAACTCGCCGCCGAGATCTGTGCCCACCTCGACGTCCCGTTGCACCCCGTGCGGGTCTCCCGGTTCGCCAACGACTGCCTGGAGGTGCAGTTGCAGGCGAACTGCCGGGAGCGCGACGTCTTCCTGATCCAGCCGTTGGTGCCGCCGGTCCAGGAGCACCTGGTCGAGCTGCTGCTCATGATCGACGCGGCCCGGGGCGCGTCCGCCGGCCGGATCACCGTGGTGCTGCCGCACTACGCGTACGCCCGGTCGGACAAGAAGGACGCCCCGCGGATCTCGATCGGCGGGCGGCTCGTCGCCGACCTGCTCACCTCGGCCGGGGCGCACCGGGTGCTGGCGATGACCCTGCACTCGCCGCAGGTGCACGGCTTCTTCGGCGTCCCCGTCGACCACCTGCACGCGCTGCGCGAGCTGGCCGCCCACTTCCGGCGCTACGACCTGACCGACACCGTGGTGGTCTCGCCGGACCTGGGCAACGCCAAGGAGGCCGCCGCCTTCGCCCGGATGCTCGGCACGCCGGTGGCGGCCGGGGCGAAGCAGCGGTTCAGCGACGACCGGGTGAAGATCAGTACGGTGATCGGCGACGTGGCCGACCGGGACGTCATCGTCCTCGACGACGAGATCGCCAAGGGCAGCACGGTGATCGAGCTGATGGCGCACCTGCGCGAGCGGAAGGTGCGCTCGATCCGGCTCGCCTGCACGCACGGGCTCTTCTCCAGCGGCGCGTTGGAGCGGCTCAGCGGGGAGGACGGCGTGCTGGAGATCGTCTGCACCAACACGGTCCCGATCCCGGCTCAGAAGCGGGTGCCGAAGCTGGAGATCCTCTCGGTGGCGCCGGCGTTGGCCGAGGCGATGCGGCGGATCCACAACGGCGAGTCGGTCAGCGCGCTCTTCGGCTGACTCGGGCCGGGTCAGTCGCCGGCCGGGCCGCCCGCGCGGCGCAGCGCCTGGGTCAGGGCGCTGATCCGTACCGTGGTGCCGGCCGAGCTGGTCTCGACCTCCATGGCGTCGCTCAGCTCCCGGGCCAGCCAGAGCCCCCACCCGCCGGCGGTGTCCGGCGCCGGGCGGCTGTGGTCGCCGAGCCGCTGCGCGCTGATTCCCGCGCCGTGGTCGGAGACCTCGCAGACCAGCTCGTCGGCTCGCCACCACAGCCGCAACCAGCCCTGGCCGCCGCCGTGCCGGACCGCGTTGGTGATCAGCTCGTTGACGGCGAGGACGAAGTCGTCCAGCCGCTGGCCGGTCAGCCCCGCGGCGTGCGCGCAGGAGGTGACCGAGTGTCGCAGCTCGGTCACCTGTGCCTGCTCGAAGGCCTCGGCGATGAGAACGGAAGATTCGATGGGCACAACCGTACGCGGCGGGGGCGGATCTGCGTTCGTCATGGCCCTGTCCCGACAGCCGGTCTCGGAGTTTCGCGGCATTTCCACCGTACGTCAGGGTTCTCCGTCCCGCGACCGGCGGCGCGGCCGGGCGGCCGGCGGCTGTGGCATCGTGACGGCCATGCCGTCGCCGCCGGGTGGTCTCGAGGTGCCGCTGTGGCGTTCCATCGCCGTCTTCCGCTTCGCCGCCCTGGCATACGTCTGCCTGCTGGTCCTCCGCGACGCCGACCGGTACGCCCACCCACTCGCCGCCGGCGCCGTCCTGCTGGCGATGCTGGCCTGGTCCGGGGCGACCGCCGCCGGCTACGCCCGGCCGGCGAACCGGCACTGGCCGCTGCTCCTGGCCGACCTGGGCGTCGTGCTCGTCGTCCTCGCCGTCTCCCCGTGGGTGGTCGGCCGCCCGGCGCTGGCCGCCGGTGTGCCGACCCTGGCCGTGGTCTGGCTGGCCGGCCCGGTGCTGGCCTGGGCGGTCTCCGGCGGGCGGCGGCGCGGCGCGGTCGCGGCCCTGGCGCTCGGCGCGGCGGACCTGGCCAGCCGGGGACGGATCGGCCCGTCCTCGCTCACCGGGGTGATCCTGCTGCTGCTCGCCGGGGTGATCGTCGGGCACGTCGCGCGGCTGGCGGTGACCGCCGAGGAGCGGCTGCACCGGGCGGTGCAACTGGAGGCGGCCACCCGGGAGCGGGAGCGGCTGGCCCGGGGCATCCACGACTCGGTGCTCCAGGTGCTGGCCCTGGTGCAGCGGCGCGGCGCCCACCTCGACGGCGAGGCCGGTGAGCTGGCCCGGCTCGCCGGCGAGCAGGAGGCGGCGCTGCGCGCCCTGATCGCCGGGGTCGACCCGGCGCCCGCCGCCGACGAGGCGACCGGCACCCTGGACCTGCGCGCCCTGCTCGGCCGGTACGCCTCGGCGACGGTCTCCGTCTCCGCCCCGGCCACCCCGGTCCCGCTGCCCGCCCCGGTGGCCCGGGAACTGGCCGCCGCCACCGCGGCGGCGCTGGACAACGTGCGGCGGCACGCCGACGGGCGCGCCTGGGTGCTGGTCGAGGACGAGGGGGAGACGGTGACGGTGTCGGTGCGCGACGCCGGCCCGGGCATCGGAGCGGGCCGGCTGGTCGAGGCCGCCCGGCAGGGGCGGCTGGGCATGAGCCAGTCGATCCGGGGGCGGATCGCCGACCTCGGCGGCGAGGTGCGGATCGTCTCCGCGTCGGGGGAGGGCACCGAGGTGGAGCTGGTGGTACCGAGGGAGGACGGGTGACCGGGGTACGGGTGATGGTGGTCGACGACCACCCGATGTGGCGGGAGGGGGTGGCCCGCGACCTCACCGAGGCCGGCCACCGGGTGGTGGCGACCAGCGGCGAGGGGCGGCAGGCGGTCCGGGTGGCCGCCGCGGCCCGGCCCGACGTGGTGGTGCTCGACCTCCAGCTGCCCGACATCTCCGGAGTCGAGGTGATCCGGGGCCTGCGGGCCGTGCTGCCCGAGGTGCGGGTGCTGATGCTGTCGGCCAGCGGCGAGCAGCAGAGCGTCCTGGACGCGGTGAAGGCCGGCGCCACCGGCTACCTGGTGAAGTCCGCCGCCCCGGCCGAGTTCCTGGACGCGGTGCGCCGCACCGCCGCCGGGGAGCCGGTCTTCACGCCCGGACTGGCGGGACTGGTCCTCGGCGAGTACCGCCGGCTGGCCGTCACCGACGGCGGGGCCCGGCCGGGCCGGGACGACGCGGCACCCCGGCTCACCGAGCGGGAGACCGAGGTGCTGCGGCTGGTCGCCAAGGGGCTGTCGTACCGGCAGATCGCCGAGCGGCTGGGGCTCTCGCACCGCACCGTGCAGAACCACGTCCAGAACACGCTGGGCAAGCTCCAGTTGCACAACCGGGTCGAGCTGACCCGCTACGCGATCGAGCGCGGGCTCGACGACTGAGCGGCTGTCGGCAAACCCCGGGGTTTCCCGACAGCCGCTGGGTCAGTGCGACTCCGGCGGCCGGGTCTCGTGGATCGCCAGTTCCTC comes from Micromonospora purpureochromogenes and encodes:
- a CDS encoding UPF0182 family membrane protein codes for the protein MRSSPLPRMSRRGRVTIGVLVGVFVLFTLLGWGVQAWTDWLWFEEVRYTQVFTGVLVTRLLLFLTIGVGLALFVAGNLWLAYRLRPALRPHSLEQATLERYRMLLTPRIGTWISLTAAVLGLFAGLSAQSRWNQWLLFRNGGDFGVKDPEFGVDVGFYVFQLPFWRYLLGVGFTAVVLALLGALAVHYIFGGVRLQGVGDRMTNAARAHLSTLVAVFVLLKAIAYVLDRRAMLLEYNEGAKLYGAGYADVNALLPAKEILAYISVVVAIAIIVFSNAVMRNLVWPGIALALLGVSAVAIGGIYPWAVQTFEVKPSARDKEAPYIERSIGATRAAFGLGDTKTSGYAANNLTPPASLATDTSVVPNVRLLDPQLVSETYTQLQQVRGFYDFGPKLDIDRYSVANKTSDYVVGVREINYGELTQNNWINRHTVFTHGYGLVAAPANQVVCGGQPYFVSGFLGEKAQEACSSQAEQIPATQPRIYYGERMKEDDYAIVGQSDKTRNAEFDRPTPTTGGEQYYTYTGEGGVEIGSFTRRLLYSIKEQESNFLLSEAVNDNSRLLYVRNPRDRVEKVAPFLTLDGDPYPAVVGGRIQWIVDGYTTAATYPYAERVNLQTETADELTNRGTFQLARENVNYMRNSVKATVDAYDGTVRLYEFDETDPVLKAWNKAFGGDLVLPKTAIPAELAEHFRYPADMFKVQRNLLTKFHVTDPGDFYSGQDFWQVPNVPDAPDSGQKQPPYYLFTQFPGQQGPRFQITAAVTPNGRQNLAALISGSYIDGQPKLEVWELPDQTRVSGPVQVHQQMTNNANIRQQLNLLSSNQAQVQYGNLLSLPFADGMLYVEPVYVKSNQQDAYPLLQKVLLSYGDGGSYVVLADNLTDGIKQLVDQGKRAGQGTTPPPGGTPPPPPGGANPPPLTGELAAAAERVETAIVEVKAAQTSGDFERYGRALKALDEAMTAFQQAQQAAGPAPTPSGSPSAPAPTPSG
- a CDS encoding SigE family RNA polymerase sigma factor, translating into MRDAQSFDEFYRSTSGRTLRYGHAVAGDHGEAQDLVQEAYARAWRQWGNLATHPAPEAWLRLVVSRLATDRFRRLRGWRTAVSRSGPPEDVRPPGEDTVLLVAALRQLPPNQRQALALHYLFDMPVEEIARETRVPTGTVKSWLSRGRTRLAELLPGVASEELEVNDVA
- a CDS encoding ABC transporter substrate-binding protein; this translates as MPAARPPRPRPGADPDRRRLLGALLAVPALATGGLTGCSDGPTAPVDENGPIELSVFWWGNTRRAQATERALRLYSSRNPRVTFRVTWQAVSGYYDRLATQAGGGNVPDLFQVDDTVLTEYAQRGIALDLSPYAADGRLDLGGLPPGLADYGRVDGRLHGVPAAQTHAAVVYNKDLLRRLGVPAPTIMPWADYLAWAARVTQASGGRVAGTMDPSGDHRALWLWLRGQGGKFYQGRQLGFGSAALVDWFELWQRARNDRATPAAALVDRADGGEPARQLVVTGHTAASFAWSHQLPELQRHTDDELGLAAFPGPPAAQWDRASMYWAGFHGTRHPGVVADVVSFLTTNVEVGRILGTDRGLPADLAVRQAVTQASDDPVVKRVATLGTALNDLVGPAPAPPPRGHARVRALLTAAAQDVRSGRAGTRATTSKFMAQAQGALAE
- a CDS encoding phosphoribosylaminoimidazolesuccinocarboxamide synthase: MELLHSGKVRDVYADGDDLILVASDRISIYDVVLPTPIPDKGRLLTALSVWWFEQLADLVPNHVISTTDVPAEFAGRAIRCRRLEMVPVECVARGYLTGGGLKEYERTGAVSGVALPRGLVEASILPEPIFTPSTKAPVGEHDEPITFAEVVDKVGAETAERLRQITIDVYRRGAELAADRGILVADTKLELGWTPDGTLMLGDELLTSDSSRFWPAESYQPGRVQFSYDKQYVRDWATDSGWDKQGPAPEVPAEVVEATRARYVDVYERLTGNRWA
- a CDS encoding ribose-phosphate diphosphokinase, encoding MRDIAVFSGTAHPELAAEICAHLDVPLHPVRVSRFANDCLEVQLQANCRERDVFLIQPLVPPVQEHLVELLLMIDAARGASAGRITVVLPHYAYARSDKKDAPRISIGGRLVADLLTSAGAHRVLAMTLHSPQVHGFFGVPVDHLHALRELAAHFRRYDLTDTVVVSPDLGNAKEAAAFARMLGTPVAAGAKQRFSDDRVKISTVIGDVADRDVIVLDDEIAKGSTVIELMAHLRERKVRSIRLACTHGLFSSGALERLSGEDGVLEIVCTNTVPIPAQKRVPKLEILSVAPALAEAMRRIHNGESVSALFG
- a CDS encoding ATP-binding protein, whose protein sequence is MTNADPPPPRTVVPIESSVLIAEAFEQAQVTELRHSVTSCAHAAGLTGQRLDDFVLAVNELITNAVRHGGGQGWLRLWWRADELVCEVSDHGAGISAQRLGDHSRPAPDTAGGWGLWLARELSDAMEVETSSAGTTVRISALTQALRRAGGPAGD
- the macS gene encoding MacS family sensor histidine kinase, with translation MPSPPGGLEVPLWRSIAVFRFAALAYVCLLVLRDADRYAHPLAAGAVLLAMLAWSGATAAGYARPANRHWPLLLADLGVVLVVLAVSPWVVGRPALAAGVPTLAVVWLAGPVLAWAVSGGRRRGAVAALALGAADLASRGRIGPSSLTGVILLLLAGVIVGHVARLAVTAEERLHRAVQLEAATRERERLARGIHDSVLQVLALVQRRGAHLDGEAGELARLAGEQEAALRALIAGVDPAPAADEATGTLDLRALLGRYASATVSVSAPATPVPLPAPVARELAAATAAALDNVRRHADGRAWVLVEDEGETVTVSVRDAGPGIGAGRLVEAARQGRLGMSQSIRGRIADLGGEVRIVSASGEGTEVELVVPREDG
- a CDS encoding response regulator, yielding MVVDDHPMWREGVARDLTEAGHRVVATSGEGRQAVRVAAAARPDVVVLDLQLPDISGVEVIRGLRAVLPEVRVLMLSASGEQQSVLDAVKAGATGYLVKSAAPAEFLDAVRRTAAGEPVFTPGLAGLVLGEYRRLAVTDGGARPGRDDAAPRLTERETEVLRLVAKGLSYRQIAERLGLSHRTVQNHVQNTLGKLQLHNRVELTRYAIERGLDD